The window AACAACTGGCCTATGCCACCGTCATCGCCGTCTTCATCTTCCTGTTCCTGCGCGGGCCAAAGCGGGCCATCATGTGGGGCGTGCCCTTCGCCGCCGTCACCGGCCTCATCTTCCTGGCGATCAACGTCGCCACCGACGGCCAATGGCTGCTCAATACCATCACCGCCAACATCAACCCGTTCGTCCCCGGCCAGGCCGAGGGGCTATTCCGGCAATGGTTCGGCCTGCATACGCTCATCGTTGCCGTCGCCGCCCTCTATGCCCTCTACCAACTCTATGCCGGTCGCCTGTCGATCTATGCCATCTGGTTCGTGGTTGCCACGGTCAACAGCGTCACCGCCGGCAAATGGGGCGCGGGCGAATCCTACTTCGCCACGGCCATCGCCGCCGCCTGCATCCTGTCGGGGTTGGCCTTCAATCACCTGCTCGATTGGGCCGGCCGTCGCCAATGGGCCACGCCGCGCCGCGGCTGGTGGGCGGCCATCATCCTGCCGGCGCTCATCGCCGCCCTCTATCTGTGGCAGGCCAACCGCCTCTTCCACATGCCCACCCACACCCCGGCGTTGGCCGCCGTGGCCCAGGCGTTGGGCCGCCCGTCCGAGGTAATGATCGCCCCGCAGACCTCTTGCTCGGCCCCCCGCGCCCCGGAAGCCATCCCCTACGTCGATGCCGCCGGCGTCTCGCTGCTCGGCCGCCCGCCCAACGCCGCCGACACGGCCGCCGGCAAGCAAATCGCCGCCCTCATCGCCCAGGGCCAGACGGCGGCTTTCAGCGAGGATGCCGGCTTCAACCTGTTCATCGGCCGCGACGTGGTGACCAACCCCACCCAATTGCTTAATCTCTACAACAATCAGGCCGTCGATCTGACCGAGATGCTCGACATGCTCGACCGCCAGGAATTCGACACCGTCGTCCTGCGCGCCCAGTTCTACCCCGGCCCCGTCCTGGATGTGATCGGTCAGCGCTACGTCACGACTGACCTGATCCAGATGAACGGCTTCGTCTATTGCGTGATGCGTCCCCGATGAATCAATATCGCGTCGAACTACCCGTCTTCAACGGCCCGCTTGATCTGCTGCTCCATCTCATCGAGCGGGAAGAGCTGGACATCACCGCCGTCTCGCTGGCCCAGGTGACCGGCCAATATCTGGCCCAGGTGCGGCAGATGGGCGAGGGTGAGATCGATGGCCTCATCGACTTCATCGGCGTCGGCGCGCGGCTGCTGCTCATCAAGAGTCGCGCCCTGCTGCCGCGGCCGATCGTCCTGCCCGGCAACGACGAGGAAGAGGAAGACCCGGCCGGGGCACTGTTGCGCCAACTGCGGGCCTATAAGCGCTTCAAGACCGTGGCCCAGTGGCTCGACGCGCGCCAGCGCCGGGGGTTGCGCGCCTATCTGCGTGTGGCCCCGCCGCCACGGCTGGAGGGGCATCTCGACCTGTCCGGCGTCGATGCCCGGACGCTGCTGGCCGCCATGCAGGCCGTTCTGGCGCGGGCCGAGACGATGGAGGAATCGCTCCAGGTCATCCGGCCGCGCCAACTGACCATCGAGGATCAGATGGGCAAGCTGCGCACCCACCTCGGCCGCAAGCGCGCCTTCCTCTTCGCCGACCTGCTGGTGAACCCGCGCGACCGCACCGAGGTGGCCGTGACGCTGCTGGCTCTGCTGGAACTGATCAAGCGACGCGAGGCCCAGGCGCGGCAAAGCAGCCTGTTTGGGCCGATTGAGATCACTACGGCTTGAGCTTGGGACTGGTGGGTACTTAAGAATTTACACAGAGGTCACAGAGGGAAGACACAGAGAGACTTTATTTCTCTTTGCGCTCTGTGTCCTCTGTGTCCTCGCTCTGTGTGCTCTGTGTCATCTTCTCTAATTAGCTAACAACGCCTCCGGCAACCAGTCGCGGTGCGCCTCGAGCAGGTCATCGACCAACCCATGAATCTGGTCGAGGTCAAGCTCGGCCGCCGTGTGCGGGTCGAGCATGGCCGCGTGATAGACGTGCTCCCGCTTGCCGGTCAGCGCCGCCTCCACCGTCAGGGCCTGCACGTTGACGTTGGTCTGCATCAGCGCCGCCAGGTGCGGCGGCAGCGCCCCGATGCGCGTCGGCTGGATGCCGTTGCGATCCACCAGGCAGGGCACTTCCACGCAGCAGCCGTCGGGTAGATTGTCGATCAACCGGTCGTTGGCGACGTTGCCGTAGATGACCCGCGGCGTGCCCGTCTCCAGACTGTGGATGATATAGGCCCCGTATTCGTGGGTGCGCTCGACGGCCAGGCTCATTGAGTCGTCCTCCAGAATGCCGCGCATCATCTCCCAGGCGGCGATCTGGTTTTCGCAACGGGTGATGTATTCGTCCAGAGGGATGTTGTAGCGGTCGATGAGGTCGGGCCGGTCGCGCTTGATGAACCAGGGCACGTACTCGCTGAAGTGCTCGCTGGATTCGGTGACGAAGTAACCCAGATGGGCCAGCGCCGCGTAGCGGACGCGGTTCCAGTGCGGCACGCGCCCCTCGGACGCCACCCGCCGGATGAGCGGATAGAGGTCTTGCCCGTCGCGCTCGAAGCGCAGATAGAAGGCCATGTGGTTGATGCCCGCGCACAGGTAATTGATCTCGGCCGCGGGCAGGCCGATGTCGTGGGCCAGTTGTTCGGCCGTGCCCTGCACACTGTGACACAACCCCACTGTCTTGATGGCCGTGGCCCGGTTCATGGCCCAGCAGTTCATCGCCATCGGGTTGACGTAGTTGAGCAGCCAGGCGTCGGGGCACAGCTCCGCCATCTCGCGGCCCATCGCCAGCAGCACGGGGATGGTGCGCAGGCCGCGCATGATGCCGCCGATGCCCAGCGTGTCGGCGATGGTCTGGCGCAGGCCGTACTTTTTGGGTATCTCGAAGTCGATCACCGTTGAAGGTTTGTAGCCGCCGATCTGGAACATGGTGATGACGTAATCGGCCCCGTCCAAGGCCCGGCGGCGATCCGGCGTGGCCGTGATGGTCGGCTGCGCCCCCAGCGTTTGGGCCACGCGGTGGGCGACGATCTCCGAGGTGCGCAGCCGGGTCGCGTCGATGTCGTGCAGGGCGATGGCCGCGCCGGACAATTCGGGAAAGCTGAGGATGTCGCCCAGCAGATTTTTGGCGAAGACGGTGCTGCCTGCGCCGATAAAGGCGATCTTGATCATGGTTCAACCTCGTTTGGTTATTAAGTTTTCAAGTGCCGAGTGGTCAGGTCTGAAGGTAATGCTTGGCGATGCGTGCCCAACCGCGCACTCTGATCCCGGCCAGTACGAATCCCGTCACCAGCCGTGGATACTTATCGCGGTAGAACTTGCCATAGAACAGTTCCATCGCCCGCACCGACTCGCGGGCGACCTTCAGCCGGGTCTCGCGCGGCGGCCGGGCGATGTCGGCCGACTCTTTGCGCAGCCCGGAGCTGGCCCCCTTGTAATGCAGCACTTCCACCAGCGGGTAATAGATGATGGTGTAACCCGCCGCGCCGATGCGGTAGCAGTAGTCGATGTCCTCGCCATAGAAAAAGTACGTCTCGTCCCAGCCGCCCAGTTGCCGGTCGAGGGCGAGGGGCATCATCATGTATGACCCGGCAATGACCGGCACGGCATGGACGGCGGCGAAATCCTCGTAGCTGCGAAAGTAGCCGTTGAAGCGCGGGCTGTGGGCGAACAGGTGGCTCAGGCCGCTGAAGTGGCATAGCGCGTTCCACGGCGTGGGGAAGCCACGATGGTTGTCGGGGTCGCGCCGGCCGTCGGGGTAGACCAGCCGCACCGTTAGCGCCCCCACCGCCGGGTTGGCCCGCATGTAGGCCAATGGCTCGACCAGCGCCCGCTCGCCCACGACCGTATCGGAGTTCAGGTAGAGCAGGTACTCCCCCCGCGCCACGGCCGAGCCGCGATTGTTGGCTGCCGAATAGCCGCGATTCTCGTCGCAGGCCAGCAATACCGCCTGCGGATATTTTTCGGCCACCATCGCCACGCTGCCGTCGGCCGAGGCGTTATCGACGACGATGACCTCCATGCCACCCGGCGGCGGCGCGGCGGCGTAGAGCGAGCGCAGGCAATCATCCAGCAATTGCCGCGTGTTATAAGAGACCACGATGACGGACAGATCCATAGCGCCCGATTTTACCCCTTTTCGGCCAGGCAACCCGGCGTTAACACAACCTTAGCCCGCCCTTAACCCGCCGTTGACCCCAAAAGCCGCCGCGCCTGTTACAGTGTGAGTCAAAAGAGATGACCAAAATCCCAACCACACGAGAACAAAAACCATGCATATTCTAGTGACGAATGATGACGGTGTGACCGCGCCGGGCTTATTGGCGCTGGCCCAGGGAATGGCGCGCTTCGGCGAAGTCAGTGTGCTGGCCCCCGACCACGACTGGTCCGGCGGCGGCCACGTCAAGACGTTGCGGCGGCCGTTGCGCGTGCGCCGTGTGCGCCTGGCCGACGGCTCGCCCGCCCTGACCAGCGACGGCGCGCCGTCCGATTGCGTCGCCCTGGGGCTGATGGGGCTGCTACCCAACAAAGTCGACCTGGTCGTCTCCGGCATCAATCCCGCGGCCAACCTGGGCCACGACGTGACCTACTCCGGCACGGTCACGGCCGTCATGGAAGGCATCATCTGGGGCGTGCCCGGCGTCGCCGTCTCCCTCGACGGCGGCGACACCGACAGCAGCGAACTGGATTACACCCAGGCCGTGGCCGTGGCCGCCCGCGTCGTCGAGGCGGTCATCGAGCATGGCTTGCCCAAGGGGGTTTTCCTCAACGTCAACGTGCCCAATGAGCCGCTCTACGACCTCCGTGGCATTCTGGTGACCCGGCAGGGGTTGCGCGTCTATCGCGACCGGCTGGATCGGCGCACCGACCCGCGCGGCCGCGATTACTACTGGATCGGCGGCGACCGGCCGACCGGCGTGCCCAAGGAAGGCACCGACGTCGGCGCGCTGGCCGAGGGCTACGCCTCGGTCACGCCGCTCACGCTCGATCTGACCGCCTATGACGCCCTAACCGCCATGAACGAGTGGGCGTGGCAGCAGTCGAGCTTCAGCGCCAACGGCCAGACCGTCGCCGCGGCCGAAATGACGCTTGCCGCCCCCTAATAGCTCGGCGGCGACGGGTTGCCCACGAACCAGGTGATGTAGACAAACAGACCGATCAACGAGGCCAGCATGTAGAGCGCGTAGGACACGCGCATGAAGGCCTTGTAGTTGTTGAAGCGCAATGGCCTGGGCATCAGCCCGTTGGCCCGCAGCGTGACGAACAGGCCAAGAATCAGCGCCGCCGCGCCGACCGCGGCGTGGATGCGCGTAACGGCGATGGCCGACAGGGGCAGCCCGGCCGGGTTCGTCGGCGGGGCCACGAAGTCACGATAGGGCAGGAGCATCAGCCACAACACCAGGATGGCGTTGATCGTCGCCGCGCTGGTCTGGAAGACGCGGTGCGCCCCATATTGGCCGCGCACGGCCAGCACGACGCCGATGGTCAACAGCAGGGCCACCAGCGCGCTCGCCAGCAGCGTCACGTCGGCCGCCCAATTGGCGCTCGTGCCCAGAAAGCCGGGTTGGTGCATTAATTCGGTCACGTTAAGCCTCCTCTGAAGAATCCACAGATTACACCCGGCTGTCCTCAGCCGCGACTTCACAGATGGCTTAACCCCCACACTACATCCTAGCCATTGCGCACCCGCCACCCGCCACCCGCCACCCGCCACCCGCCACCCGCCACCCGCCACTCGCCACTCGCCACCCGCTACCCGCTACCCCCTAATGACTAATAATCTTGCTCAAAAACAACTTCGTCCGTTCATGCTTGGGATCGTTGAACAGCACGCGCGGCGCTTCCATTTCGACCACGCAGCCCTGATCCATGAACACCACGCGATCGGCCGCCGAGCGAGCGAACCCCATCTCGTGCGTCACCACGACCATCGTCATGCCGCCCTTCGCCAGATCGAGCATCACGTCGAGCACTTCCTTGATCATCTCCGGGTCGAGGGCGCTGGTCGGCTCGTCGAAGAGCATGATCTTGGGGTTCATCGCCAGCGAGCGGGCAATCGCCACGCGCTGCTGCTGGCCGCCGGATAGCTGGCGCGGGTAGGCGTGGGCCTTCTCCGGGATGCCGACGCGCTCCAGTTGCTCCATCGCCACCCGCTCGGCCTCCTGCTTGTTGCGCTTGCGGATCAGCCGTTGGGCCAGGGTGATGTTGTCCAGCACCGACAGGTGGCCGAACAGGTTGAACTGCTGGAAGACCATGCCCACCTCGGCCCGCACGGCGTTGATGTCGGTCTTCTTGCCTTCCAGATGGACGCCATCGACGTAGATCGCGCCCTCGGTCGGCACTTCCAGGTGGTTGATACAGCGCAATACGGTGCTCTTGCCGGAGCCGCTCGGCCCGACGACGACCACCACTTCGCCGCGTCGCACGTTCAGACTGAAACCGTTTACGGCCTGCACGCTGCCGAAAGTCTTAGACAGATTATCAATGACGATGATATCGTCTCCCAGGACGTGGCCGACAGGGCTATTTTGCATTGCGGCGTAACCTCCGCTCATACCAACGCAAGAGCAAACTCAGGGCGATGGTCATGGTCAGGTAAAGGAATGTCAGCACCAGGTACGTCTCGCGGAAGCGAAATGTACTGCCGGAATGAAGACGGGCCATCTGGGTGATGTCGCGCACGGCCAGGACGGAGATCAGGGACGAGTCCTTGAGCATGGCGATAAAGTCATTGCCCAAAGCGGGTAGCACGTTGCGGACGGCCTGGGGTAAGACCACATAGCGCATCGCTTGCCGGCCGTTTAGCCCCAACGAGCGGGCGGCCTCGGTCTGGCCGTGCGGCACCGATTCGATGCCCGCGCGAAATATTTCGGCCAGAAATGCGCCGTAGATAATCGCCAGAGCGATGATGCCGCGCGTACTGGGAGTGATGCTCTGATTGGGGATGCCCAACCGATTCGACACTTCCGGCACAATGACGAGAGCCACGGTGAAGATGAGTACGAGCGTCGGCACACCGCGAATGAATTCAATGTAGGTGATGGCAACGTTGCGAATGACAACGTTCGTGTTGACACGGCCCAACCCGGCCAACAAGCCGATGACCAGGGCGATGGCGAAGGCGACCAACGTCGTGTAGATGGTGACGGTGATCCCGGTGCCGATTAGCCCCGCCAACCCGCCCTGTTGCCAGCCTTCCAGGCCGCCGAAGTGGCCGCGGATGAAATGGAAGGCACGGTTGTACTCTTCGTTGGTGGCGATTAGCAGCAGCATCAAGGCCAGAAAGCCAATGATCGTCGCCAGCCACCAGGGAAAGCCCTGCAGATCGAGACGCCGACCGGGTTGTTTGACGTTCACTGTGTTATGGAATTGGTCTCCTGTCATTCGTTCTGCCATCCTTATTATTAAGGCACCATGTGGTGGCCGGTTCTTAACGTCACAAATAATACCGTGCCTGCGCCAAATGAAAAGACGCCGGTACACGAATGCCCGGCGTCTTATCGTTCCATCGTTAATTGGCTATAAGCCTGAGAGATTCGCGGGGCTACTCCAGGTCTTCATACGTAAGGGTGAAGGCGTCGGTGAAGTACTTTTCGGCCAATCGGGCCAGCGTCCCATTTTCCCGCAGCGCGGCCATGGCGGCGTTGAATGGCGCCACCAGGTCGCTGCCCTTCGGGAAGACAAAGCCCAGTTGGTCACTGGACAACGAATCGCCCACCAGCTTCAACGCTTCGGCGTTGGCGCCCTGGTAGCCCAGGCCGGCCGTCTCATCGATGATCACGGCGTCGACGTCGCCGGCCAGCAGCGACTGAACGGCAAAGGAGAAGGAATCAAACGCCTGAATGCGCTCGGCCGGCACCAACTCGGAAATCGTCTCGAAGTTGGTTGTGCCGGTCTGCGTGCCGACGGTCAAATCCGAGTTGTCAACAAAAGAATCCACGGAATCGAAGCGATCCTCGTCAATGCGCGCCAACAGGCGCTGCTCGATATTGATGAAGCCATCGGAAAAATCGACGAGTTCCCGCCGCTCCTCGGTAATGGTGATGCCGTCGGCGGCCATGTCAAACTGCCCGTCGGCCACCGCCTGAATCATGCCTTCCCAAGCTGACTCGACGAAAACGGGCGTGCAATTGAGCAATTCGCAGATCGCGCCAATAGCCTCGTAATCCCAGCCGGCCGGTTCGCCGGTGGCCGGGTCGATATAGTTGAACGGCAGATAGGCGTTCTCCAGCGTAACGGTGATCTCCCGGCCGCCCAGATCGGGCAGTTCGCTCGTGGCGCCGGTCTCGGCCGCCGTCTCGGCTTCCGGTTCGGCCGCCGGTTCGGTGGCCCCACCGCCGCAGGCGACCATCGCCAGCGTCATCAACAGCACAAACAACAAGGCAAATCGCTTACTCCACATGTTCTTCTCTCCTTCCTAATAATCCACGGTTATTCAAATCGACGACCCGCCGCAGTGTGGTCGGCTTACCCCGCGCGGCGGCCAGGCGAATTTTTAGCACCATTCGCGGCGATGCGCAATGAGCCAAAAGGCACAGCGTCGTGATATTCGCTATTGGGTCTCAGGCCATCACAGGCGCACCGGCTGTTGATTCACCCGGCTATGGGCGGCGTCGATGATGCTCAGCAACCGCTCGACGGCCACGTCCGGCTGCC is drawn from Candidatus Promineifilum breve and contains these coding sequences:
- a CDS encoding ArnT family glycosyltransferase, giving the protein MTDTLANELPAKRATWQTLVAWVPKALIVLAVLAFVGYFVVYLIYAVELFRFPFDYDQGEGFELMDTVFFSRGQWPYRDNDVYPFYSSNYPPLFHVVVVPLVWLFGPQYWTGRLVSFLGTLITAGAIGYAVQRGGRRPWLSALSGLAFLASNYVYHVGPLFRQHMFMVMFETLAVVLLAVTFEREEADGRHHNKSLLGVMALLLAAGYTKQLAYATVIAVFIFLFLRGPKRAIMWGVPFAAVTGLIFLAINVATDGQWLLNTITANINPFVPGQAEGLFRQWFGLHTLIVAVAALYALYQLYAGRLSIYAIWFVVATVNSVTAGKWGAGESYFATAIAAACILSGLAFNHLLDWAGRRQWATPRRGWWAAIILPALIAALYLWQANRLFHMPTHTPALAAVAQALGRPSEVMIAPQTSCSAPRAPEAIPYVDAAGVSLLGRPPNAADTAAGKQIAALIAQGQTAAFSEDAGFNLFIGRDVVTNPTQLLNLYNNQAVDLTEMLDMLDRQEFDTVVLRAQFYPGPVLDVIGQRYVTTDLIQMNGFVYCVMRPR
- a CDS encoding segregation and condensation protein A, which encodes MNQYRVELPVFNGPLDLLLHLIEREELDITAVSLAQVTGQYLAQVRQMGEGEIDGLIDFIGVGARLLLIKSRALLPRPIVLPGNDEEEEDPAGALLRQLRAYKRFKTVAQWLDARQRRGLRAYLRVAPPPRLEGHLDLSGVDARTLLAAMQAVLARAETMEESLQVIRPRQLTIEDQMGKLRTHLGRKRAFLFADLLVNPRDRTEVAVTLLALLELIKRREAQARQSSLFGPIEITTA
- the melA gene encoding alpha-glucosidase/alpha-galactosidase encodes the protein MIKIAFIGAGSTVFAKNLLGDILSFPELSGAAIALHDIDATRLRTSEIVAHRVAQTLGAQPTITATPDRRRALDGADYVITMFQIGGYKPSTVIDFEIPKKYGLRQTIADTLGIGGIMRGLRTIPVLLAMGREMAELCPDAWLLNYVNPMAMNCWAMNRATAIKTVGLCHSVQGTAEQLAHDIGLPAAEINYLCAGINHMAFYLRFERDGQDLYPLIRRVASEGRVPHWNRVRYAALAHLGYFVTESSEHFSEYVPWFIKRDRPDLIDRYNIPLDEYITRCENQIAAWEMMRGILEDDSMSLAVERTHEYGAYIIHSLETGTPRVIYGNVANDRLIDNLPDGCCVEVPCLVDRNGIQPTRIGALPPHLAALMQTNVNVQALTVEAALTGKREHVYHAAMLDPHTAAELDLDQIHGLVDDLLEAHRDWLPEALLAN
- a CDS encoding glycosyltransferase family 2 protein, whose product is MDLSVIVVSYNTRQLLDDCLRSLYAAAPPPGGMEVIVVDNASADGSVAMVAEKYPQAVLLACDENRGYSAANNRGSAVARGEYLLYLNSDTVVGERALVEPLAYMRANPAVGALTVRLVYPDGRRDPDNHRGFPTPWNALCHFSGLSHLFAHSPRFNGYFRSYEDFAAVHAVPVIAGSYMMMPLALDRQLGGWDETYFFYGEDIDYCYRIGAAGYTIIYYPLVEVLHYKGASSGLRKESADIARPPRETRLKVARESVRAMELFYGKFYRDKYPRLVTGFVLAGIRVRGWARIAKHYLQT
- the surE gene encoding 5'/3'-nucleotidase SurE is translated as MHILVTNDDGVTAPGLLALAQGMARFGEVSVLAPDHDWSGGGHVKTLRRPLRVRRVRLADGSPALTSDGAPSDCVALGLMGLLPNKVDLVVSGINPAANLGHDVTYSGTVTAVMEGIIWGVPGVAVSLDGGDTDSSELDYTQAVAVAARVVEAVIEHGLPKGVFLNVNVPNEPLYDLRGILVTRQGLRVYRDRLDRRTDPRGRDYYWIGGDRPTGVPKEGTDVGALAEGYASVTPLTLDLTAYDALTAMNEWAWQQSSFSANGQTVAAAEMTLAAP
- a CDS encoding amino acid ABC transporter ATP-binding protein; the protein is MQNSPVGHVLGDDIIVIDNLSKTFGSVQAVNGFSLNVRRGEVVVVVGPSGSGKSTVLRCINHLEVPTEGAIYVDGVHLEGKKTDINAVRAEVGMVFQQFNLFGHLSVLDNITLAQRLIRKRNKQEAERVAMEQLERVGIPEKAHAYPRQLSGGQQQRVAIARSLAMNPKIMLFDEPTSALDPEMIKEVLDVMLDLAKGGMTMVVVTHEMGFARSAADRVVFMDQGCVVEMEAPRVLFNDPKHERTKLFLSKIISH
- a CDS encoding amino acid ABC transporter permease — its product is MTGDQFHNTVNVKQPGRRLDLQGFPWWLATIIGFLALMLLLIATNEEYNRAFHFIRGHFGGLEGWQQGGLAGLIGTGITVTIYTTLVAFAIALVIGLLAGLGRVNTNVVIRNVAITYIEFIRGVPTLVLIFTVALVIVPEVSNRLGIPNQSITPSTRGIIALAIIYGAFLAEIFRAGIESVPHGQTEAARSLGLNGRQAMRYVVLPQAVRNVLPALGNDFIAMLKDSSLISVLAVRDITQMARLHSGSTFRFRETYLVLTFLYLTMTIALSLLLRWYERRLRRNAK
- a CDS encoding transporter substrate-binding domain-containing protein: MWSKRFALLFVLLMTLAMVACGGGATEPAAEPEAETAAETGATSELPDLGGREITVTLENAYLPFNYIDPATGEPAGWDYEAIGAICELLNCTPVFVESAWEGMIQAVADGQFDMAADGITITEERRELVDFSDGFINIEQRLLARIDEDRFDSVDSFVDNSDLTVGTQTGTTNFETISELVPAERIQAFDSFSFAVQSLLAGDVDAVIIDETAGLGYQGANAEALKLVGDSLSSDQLGFVFPKGSDLVAPFNAAMAALRENGTLARLAEKYFTDAFTLTYEDLE